From Pleurocapsa sp. PCC 7319:
CCGCAGAGGTAATTGCGATTGAATACGATCCTAACCGTAATGCTCGGATTGCTCTAGTGCAGTACGAGGATGGTGAAAAACGTTACATTTTAGCCGCTGTGGGTATGAAAGTGGGGACACCAATCATTGCCAGTCCTGACGCTCCTATTGAAGTAGGTAATGCCTTGCCTCTAAGTAATATGCCTTTAGGTGAGACGATTCACAACGTGGAATTAGTAGCAGGTAGAGGTGGACAAATTGTTCGTGCTGCTGGTGCTGCTGCCAAAGTGATGGCCAAAGAGGGCGACTACGTAACCATTGGTCTTCCTTCCAAAGAAGTCAGAATGGTACGCAAGGAATGTTACGCCACTATTGGACAAGTAGGTAACGTTGAGTACCGCAACCTCAAACTAGGTAAAGCAGGTAGAATGCGTCACCTGGGTAGAAGACCCGAAGTTCGGGGGAGCGCGATGAATCCCTGCGATCACCCTCATGGTGGTGGTGAAGGACGTGCCCCTATTGGGAGAAGTGGTCCGGTTACTCCTTGGGGTAAACCAGCTTTGGGTAAGAAAACTCGTAAGAAAAACAAACTCAGTAATAAGCTGATTGTCCGTCGTCGTCGTTAATTCATTGTTGATTTTAAAAATATGAGTCGTTCTTTAAAAAAAGGGCCTTTTATCGCCGACAGCCTACTCAAGAAAATTGAGAAGTTGAATGCTAATAACAAGAAAGAAGTAATCAAAACTTGGTCTAGAGCTTCAACTATTCTGCCGCAAATGGTCGGACATACAATTGCCGTACATAATGGTCGCCAACACATTCCTGTGTTCATTAGCGATCAGATGGTCGGACACAAACTGGGAGAATTTGCTCCTACCCGTACTTTTAGGGGTCATGCTAAAAGCGACAAAAAAGGGAGACGCTAGATATTAGATACCACTATGGCAATAGATACTAATAACGAAGTAAAAGCGATCGCCAAGTACATCCGGATGTCTCCTTTTAAGGTCAGACGGGTGCTAGATCAAATTCGCGGTCGTCAATATCGAGAAGCTTTAATTATTCTCGAATTTATGCCTTATAAAGCTTGTGAGCCAATTTTAAAAACATTGCGCTCGGCTGTAGCTAATGCAGAACACAATAACGGGTTAGACCCAGCAACCTTGGTAATCAGTAAAGCTTTTGCTGATGGTGGTCCTGTTCTCAAACGTTATCGTCCTAGGGCTCAAGGTCGAGCTTACCAAATTCGTAAGCCCACCTGTCACATTACTGTGGCTGTTGCGCCTGAAGTAACCGATTAGAACCTTATTGGCAGAATTTAATTAATTACTATTACGAGGAAACATTTGTGGGACAAAAGATACACCCAACGGGCTTTCGTTTGGGGATAACCAAAGATCATCAATCTTGCTGGTATGCCGATACTAAGCGCTACCCAGAATTATTACAAGAAGATCGCTTGATCAGAGAATACGTCAATAAAGAATTGAGTAATGCAGGCATTTCTCAAGTCAAAATTGAACGCAAGGCCGATCAAATTGATTTGGCGATTCATACCGCTAGACCTGGTGTAGTTGTTGGTCGCGGTGGTTCGGGGATTGAAAAGTTACGTACTGAGTTACAGGCTAAAGTCGGCAACAACCGTCAGATTCGCATTAACGTAATTGAAGTACCCCGTGTGGATGCTGATGCAGCGCTAATTGCTGAATATATCTGTCAGCAACTAGAGCGAAGAGTTTCTTTTCGTCGTGTTGTGCGTCAGGCAGTTCAAAGAGCGCAACGAGCTGAGGTTTTGGGAATCAAAATCCAGGTTAGTGGGCGTTTAAATGGGGCTGAAATTGCTCGCACAGAATGGGTTAGGGAAGGTCGAGTCCCACTGCATACCCTAAGAGCTGATATTGATTACTCTTATCGTACCGCTTTAACTATCTACGGCATTCTCGGAGTTAAGGTCTGGGTATTTAAAGGCGAAATTATCCCAGGACAAGAGGAAGCTGCTGCTGCAGTTCCCAGTCAGGCTCCTCGCCGTCAGCGTCGTCGTCAAAAGTTTGATGATCGCTCTGAGTAATTATTAACAAGACTTATTTAGCAAAATATTACTATTATGCTTAGTCCCAGAAGAACGAAATATCGGAAACAACACCGCGGTCGCATGAGAGGTATGGCCTATCGTGGTAATACCCTAAACTTTGGTGATTATGCACTTCAGGCTACTGAACCTTCTTGGATTACTTCTCGACAAATTGAGGCTGCTCGCCGAGCGATGACGCGCTATGTGAAACGGGGTGGTAAGATTTGGATTCGAATCTTTCCTGATAAGCCCGTGACGATGCGTCCTGCGGAAACTCGTATGGGTTCGGGTAAAGGTTCCCCCGAATTTTGGGTAGCAGTGGTTAAGCCAGGTAGAATCATGTTTGAAATGGCTGGTGTTCCTGAACCAATAGCTAAAGAGGCAATGCGTTTAGCAGCACAGAAGCTACCAATCAAAACTAAATTTATCACTCGTGACGAGGATTATAACTAAGATTATGGCTTTACCAAAGATTGAAGATGCCAGAAAGCTGAGTGATGAAGAACTGGCAGAAGAAATTTTAGCGGTTAAGCGAGAGTTATTTCAGCTTAGGTTAGAGCAAGCAACTCGCCGTCTGGAAAAACCTCATCTGTTTAAGCACACGAAACATCGTCTATCTCAGCTATTAACTGTAGAACGTGAGCGTGAATTAGCCGCCGCTAAAGGAGAAGAGTAAATCATGGCAGTAAAAGAAAGAGTCGGAGAAGTGGTGAGCGACAAAATGGATAAAACCGTGGTTGTTGCTATTGAAAACCGTTCCCCTCACCCCAAGTACGGCAAGATTGTCGTCAGAACTAAAAAATATAAAGCTCACGATGCAGAAAACCAATGTCAAATTGGTGATCGCGTAAGGATTAGAGAAACTCGTCCCTTAAGCAAAACCAAACGCTGGACGGTCGAGGAAATTATTGAATCCCCAAAATCCTAACTTCTATTAACCCAATTTCCCCGGTCGAGTTCCAAAATGATTCAACAACAGACCTATCTAAATGTCGCTGATAACAGCGGTGCCCGTAAGCTAATGTGTTTACGAGTAATTGGCAAGGGAAACAGCCCCTATGCTTTTATCGGTGACGTCGTAGTTGCCGTAGTTAAAGATGCTTTACCCAACATGGGTGTCAAAAAATCCGAAGTGGTTAAAGCAGTAATTGTCCGTACTAAACAGTCAGTCAATCGTCCTAGTGGGATGAGCATTCGTTTTGATGACAATGCTGCTGTGATTATCAACGAACAGGGTAGCCCTAGAGGTACTCGTGTCTTTGGTCCTGTGGCAAGAGAATTAAGAGAGAAAAACTTTACCAAGATCGTCTCTTTAGCTCCAGAGGTAATTTAAATGGCAAAAAGTAAACAAGCACCTACTCGCTATAAGATGCACGTCAAGAAAGGAGACACGATCCAAGTGATCTCTGGACGGGATAAAGGCAAGGTAGGCGAAATATCCCGAGTAATTCCCAAGACTAGTCAAGTAGTAGTTGAAGGGGTAAACGTCCGTACTAAGCACGTTAAGCCTCAACAAGAAGGAGAATCTGGTCAAATTGTGACTTTTGAAGCTCCGATCCACAGTTCAAATGTCATGCTCTATTCCAGTAAGGAAAAAACCGTTAGTCGAGTTGGTTACACCTTTACAGAAGACGGTCGTAAAGTGCGCATGCTGAAGAAAACAGGTGAAATAATTGACTAGTTTTCTAGGCATCCAGTGCGCTGAAAATTTTAAATTTAACTTCTCCTGACCAAGCCCAGGAAAAATAAAAATTATGCCCAAACCACTAAAAACCAGATATTTAGAAGATATCGTTCCTAAGCTAACTGAGCAATTCAGCTTCAGTAACGTACATCAAGTTCCTAAAGTAGTTAAAATCGTCGTTAACCGAGGTTTAGGAGAAGCATCCCAAAATGCGAAAGCTTTAGAATCTTCGATTAACGAGATGATGGTGATTACAGGACAAAAACCCGTAGTTACCAGGGCCAAAAAAGCGATCGCTGGATTTAAAATTCGTCAGGGAATGCCTGTTGGAGTAATGGTAACTCTGCGAGGAGAGCGGATGTATGCCTTCCTTGAGCGACTAATTTGTTTGGCACTACCCCGGATTCGTGACTTTCGTGGTATTAGCCCCACAAGCTTTGATGGTCGAGGCAATTATAGCTTGGGAGTCAGAGAACAGTTGATGTTCCCAGAAATTGATTACGATAGCATCGATCAAATCAGAGGGATGGATATTTCCATCGTCACTTCCGCCAACAATGACGAGGAAGGACGAGCTTTATTAAAAGAGATGGGAATGCCTTTCCGTGACAACTAATATTCTTAGTATCTAAACATAAAAATAGGAAATAATGGCGGCAACCGATACTATTTCAGATATGCTGACCCGCATCCGTAATGCCTGTATGGTCAAGCATCAAACAACTCAAGTTCCTTCAACTCGCATGACCCGTGCTATTGCTAATGTTCTGCAAAAAGAAGGGTTTATCGAAGGTTATGAGGAAACAGGGCAAGAACCCCAAAAATTCATTGTTATTTCTCTAAAGTACAAAGGCAGAAATCGTCAACCAATTATTAGTACCCTAAAGCGAGTAAGTAAACCAGGACTAAGGGTTTACTCGCGCAAAAAAGATATTCCCAGGGTTCTGGGCGGTATTGGTATTGCGATCGTTTCCACTTCCCGCGGAGTAATGACGGACAGAGAAGCACGCAGCCAAGGAGTTGGCGGTGAAATCCTCTGTTATGTCTGGTAATCAATGAGGAGAATTTAATCATGTCTCGTATAGGCAAACAGCCCATCCCCATTCCTGACAAAGTCAGTGCGCAAATCTCTGGACAGTCAGTCACTATCAAAGGACCCAAAGGAACTTTATCCAGAGAAATTCCCGAACCAATTGAGGTCAAGCAAGAAGGAAATACAATAGTAGTTAATCCCACCAATGATTCTCGTATGGGTCGTCAACGTCATGGTCTTTGTCGAACTCTAGTTGCCAATATGGTTGATGGAGTATCTCAAGGATTTCAAAAACGTCTCTTGATCCAAGGAGTGGGTTATAGAGCTCAGGCACAAGGGAAAAAACTAACCCTTAATGTTGGTTATAGTAAGCCCGTGGAAATAGAAATGCCTGAGGGAATTGATGTGGCAGTCGAAAATAGAAATACAGAAGTCATAATCAGTGGTATTAGCAAAGAAGTAGTGGGTAATGTAGCTGCCAAAATCAGAGCAGTTAGACCTCCCGAACCATACAAAGGGAAAGGAATTCGCTACTTTGATGAGCAAGTAAAACGTAAAGCTGGTAAGACAGGTAAGTAGAAATCATGAAGCTTTCACGCAGAGAATCAGTCACACGCCGTCACCGACGGGTACGCAGAAAAGTGAGCGGTACTGCCGAACGTCCTCGTTTGTGTGTTTTCCGGTCCAACAATCACATTTATGCCCAAGTTATAGATGATGTCGCTCAGCATACTTTAGCGGCGGCATCGGACTTTAATGTTAAATCTGGTTCCACCTCTGGTGCAACTTGTGAAGTTTCCGCAGAAGTCGGCAAACTAGTAGCTCAAAGAGCATTAGAGAAAGGAATTGCTAAAGTAGTTTTTGATCGAGGCGGGAATCTTTACCATGGTCGAGTTAAGGCTTTGGCTGATGCAGCTCGCGAATCAGGTTTGGACTTTTAAATCAAAATATCAAGAGTAATAACTATGGCTAAATCTAAGTCGCGTAAGAAAGGTCGCGCAAAGGAAAAAGACTCAAACTGGCAAGAACGAGTAGTACAAATTCGCCGGGTTAGTAAAGTAGTTAAAGGCGGGAAAAAACTTAGTTTTCGTGCCATCGTCGTCGTTGGCAATGAGAAAGGACAAGTAGGAGTAGGAGTAGGCAAAGCTGCTGATGTCATCGGTGCAGTTCGTAAAGGGGTTGCTGATGCCAAGAAGCAATTGGTCGAAGTATCCTTAACCAAAGCTAGTTCTATTGTTCATGTAACCAATGGCGTTGCAGGTGGGGCTAAAGTATTTATGCGTCCTGCTGCTCCTGGTACTGGGGTAATCGCTGGTGGTGCAGTCCGTACAGTACTAGAACTTGCAGGAGTAAAAAATATTTTAGCGAAGCAACTGGGTTCTAATAGTCCGTTGAATAATGCTAGAGCGGCAATCGATGCTTTAGAGAGTTTACGTACTTTTGCTGAGGTGGCTCGGGAAAGAGATATTCCTTTAGAACAGCTATACGCTTAAGAAAGCTCTAATTCATAAGTCATAAACTAATTAATTCAGAGATTTCACCCCTCTATAGTTTGGAGAACATAAATGAAAATCGAAAATCTTGGTCCCAAGTCTGGGGCTAAACGGCGTAAACGCAGAGTAGGTCGTGGTATTGCAGCAGGACAAGGTGCTAGCTGCGGCTTTGGTATGCGTGGTCAAAAATCTCGTTCTGGTACTGGTACTAAGGCTGGATTTGAAGGTGGTCAAATGCCCCTTTACCGTCGAGTTCCTAAGCTCAAACATTTTCCTTTGGTCAACCAGAAATATTACACCACGATTAATGTTAAAGCCCTAGGGTCATTACCAGCGAAAACAGAAGTCACCTTAAATTCCTTACTAGAAGATGGCATCGTAACTAATAATGATGGACCACTGAAAATTTTGGGTGATGGCGAATTAAAGGTGGCTTTAAACGTTAAAGCAGCAGCCTTTACTAAGAGTGCAACTGAGAAAATAGAAGCAGCCGGTGGTACTTGCGAAGTTATTACTAATTAGGTAAGCATCGCGATTGGTATATCATAAGGAGCGAAGGTGAAAATTTTAAATTTATCTAAAATTTATATAATATTCCTCCATTAATAACTTATTCAGTACTAGGCATATAAGAGGTAAACCTGCATGGTTAGAGAAAAAACTCCCTCAGCACAAGAGACCTTTTTACAAATGGCGCAAGCAGCTGGTCTTCGAGGCAGGCTGCTAGTAACCATTGGTCTTCTAATATTAGTGCGGCTAGGTGTATTTATACCTGTTCCAGGGATTGATCGCGAGATTTTTGGTAATTTTATTAATAATTCTGGGAATGCTTCGATAGTCGGATTTTTAGATATTTTTACTGGTGGTGGGATTTCCGCTTTGGGTATTTTTGCTCTGGGAATTTTACCCTTTATTAATGCTTCTATCATCATGCAGTTGTTAGCAACTGCCATTCCTACTCTAGAAGATTTACAAAAAAACGAGGGTGAGGCAGGAAGACGCAAAATTTCTCAGATTACGCGTTATGTTGCTTTAGGGGGGGCAATTATCCAAAGTTTTGGTATTACCCTGGGTTTATTAGTCAATAACGGCATTATTGAAAAAAGTATCTTTCCTATTGGTGAAACAGTCTTAGCTCTGACGGCTGGTTCCATGTTTGTCATGTGGGTCTCAGAACTTATTACAGAAAAAGGTATTGGCAATGGTGCTTCATTACTGATTTTTGTCAATATTGTGGCTGTATTACCCAAAACTTTAGGTAATACCATTGAATATGCCCAAAGTGGTGGACGGGAAGCGATCGCTCAAGTAATTATCCTGTTGTTGGTATTTTTAACCATGATTGTGGGGATTGTTTTTATCCAAGAAGGAACTCGTCGTATCCCCATTATTTCAGCTCGTCGTCAAGTAGGTCGAAGAGTATATCGTGAGAGAAGTAACTATCTTCCTTTGAGATTAAATCAAGGTGGCGTAATGCCGATTATTTTTGCTTCTTCTGTCTTGTTTTTGCCGGCTCAATTAATTGGATTTTTACCTGGCGATGGAGCAGTCAAAAATGTCTTCAACCAAGTCGCTGCGGCGATCCAACCAGGTAACTGGGCTTATATCGTAGTTTATTTGGTTCTAATTCTATTTTTCAGCTATTTTTACGCTTCTCTGATTGTCAACCCGGTGGATATGTCCCAAAATCTCAAAAAAATGGGAGCATCGATCCCTGGGATCAGACCAGGAAAAGCAACTAGTGCTTACCTAGAAAAAGTTCTCAATCGTTTGACTTTATTGGGGGCAATTTTCTTGGGCTTAGTGGCCACTATTCCGACCCTAGTAGAAAGTGCAATTCCCGCAGGAACGACTGTCTTTAGTGGGTTCGGAGCAACTTCTTTACTAATTTTGGTGGGGGTAGCAATTGATACAGCCAAGCAAATCCAGACATACGTGATTTCTCAGCGTTACGAAGGTATGGTTAAGCAATAGGCTGGCAAAAATAGCAATAGGGAGCTAAAGCTAATTTGGTTAAAGCTCACTACTTTAAAAATTAAGTTTTAGAAATTAATATGGCAAAGCGGTTAATATTTCTTGGTCCTCCTGGCGCAGGAAAAGGAACACAGGCACAAATACTATCTGAAAATCACCAAATTCCTCATGTATCCACTGGAGATATTTTGCGCTCTGCTGTTGCGCAGCAAACTCCTCTAGGAAAACAAGCCCAAGATTATATGAACAGAGGAGAATTGGTTCCTGACGTCCTGATTCTAAACCTAATTCAAGATCGCCTCTCTTATGAAGATGCAGTCAGTGGGTGGATTTTGGATGGATTTCCTAGAAATGTCAATCAAGCCGCTTTTTTAGAGGATTTGCTGGCCAAACTAGAGCAAAATGCTGACTGCGTTTTAAATTTAGAAGTACCAGATGAAGTGCTGGTAGGAAGGCTATTAGCCAGAAAACGTAAAGACGATAACGAATCAACAATTCGTCGTCGTTTAGAAGTTTACCACCAGGATACGGTACCAGTAATCAATTTTTATCAGCAAAGAGAAATTTTGCAAACTATTGACGGTAATCAAACAATGACAGAAGTAACTCAATCTTTGAGTGAAGCAATATCATAGCAGACTGATTTACCTAATAATCGAATGTTATCGATCAAAATAGCCAAAAAAGGTAAGATGAGAGATGCTGTGTCAAAAAAACTACAGGCAATTTGCCAAGTAAACCGATGAATAGTAGGAGTTGCCGTTGACTATTCATCACGAAGTAGCGGAGAAGATGAACATTGGCTAAACAAGATTTAATTGAAATGGAAGGAACAGTAACAGAATCTCTTCCTAATGCAATGTTTCGCGTCGATTTAGATAACGGCTTTAACGTACTAGCTCATATCTCAGGGAAAATTCGGCGGAACTACATCAAAATTTTACCAGGTGATCGAGTCAAAGTGGAATTAACACCTTATGATTTGACCAAAGGCAGAATTACTTATCGCCTCAAAAACAAGTAAATAACTTGTCTAAAAGGCATAAGTGTGTATTTGACATAGAAACAAATTTATAGATATAATAATAGGCTTGCAATATGGCCAGAGTAAGGCATGAAAGTTAGACCATCAGTTAAAAAAATGTGCGAAAAGTGTCGTGTCATCAAAAGACGCGGTCGGGTAATGGTGATTTGTAGCAGTAATCCTAAGCATAAGCAACGCCAAGGATAACGAAATAATTACTATGTTACTACTTGCAGTAAAGCGGCTAATAGCTAATAAAGTCAAGCAAAATTAAAAAACTAAAGCAATTAGGGAGAAATAAACGTGGCACGGATTTCTGGCGTAGACCTTCCTCGTGACAAGCGTGTGGAAGTTGCGCTGACTTATATTTTTGGAGTTGGTTTATCCCGAGCCCAAAAAGCGATCGCCGAAACTGGTGTCAATCCAGATACCAGAGTAAGGGATTTATCGGATGAAGATGTAACTAAACTGAGAGCCTATATCGAAGATAACTATCAAGTTGAAGGAGACTTGAGACGTTGGGAAGCGATGAACATCAAACGTTTGGCTGACATCGGTACTTATCGCGGTCGGCGTCATCGTATGGGTTTACCTCTTAGAGGTCAAAGAACTCGTACTAATGCCCGTACCAGGAGAGGCAGACGATTAACAGTAGCCGGTAAGAAGAAAGCTCCAGGTAAAAAATAAATAATTTGCAAGCACACCCTTAAGTATAACTAGATTACAGAAAAAGTAACATGGCGCAACCAAAAAGAAGAAGCGGCGCAAAGAAAAATAAAAAAAATGTTCCCAATGGTGTAGCTCATATCCAGTCGACTTTCAACAATACTATTGTGACCATTTCCGATACTAGAGGAGACGTAATATCTTGGTCTTCTGCTGGTGCTAGTGGTTTCAAAGGAGCGAAGAAAGGAACCCCATTTGCAGCTCAAACGGCGGCTGATAGTGCCGGAAGAAGAGCAATGGATCAGGGAATGCGTCAAATAGAAGTAATGGTTAGTGGTCCTGGTGCTGGTCGGGAAACAGCAATAAGAGCCTTACAAGGTGCAGGATTAGAAATCACTTTGATTCGTGATGTTACACCTATTCCTCATAATGGCTGTCGTCCGCCCAAGCGACGTAGAGTATAACCTTAATTAGCAATTATCATAGTTGCGACTGGATAGAGTACTTTTATGGGTCTCTATTTACCAGATCGCTTGTCGAATAGAAGGGAGAACAGCCTGTGGCGCAATTTCAAATTGAGTGTGTAGAGTCTAAAACCCTCAAAAATCAACATCAATATAGTAAGTTCGTTCTTGAACCTTTAGAGCGTGGTCAAGGTACTACTCTTGGTAATGCTTTGAGAAGAGTTCTGTTGTCCAATTTAGAAGGTGCTGCTGTTACAGCGATTCGTATTGGTGGCGGAATGGCAAAGGATGAAAGTAAGCAAGAACACAAGTTTGGGTTTGCTACTCATGAATTTGCCACTATTGAGGGAGTCAGAGAAGACGTTCTCGAAATTATTCTAAATATGAAAGAGATCGTTCTCAAAAGTTATACTAATCAGCCTCAAATAGGTCGTCTAGTAGCTACTGGTCCTGGAACAGTGACTGCTGCGCAGTTTGAGTTACCTTCTGAGATAGAAACAGTGGACTCTAGTCAGTACGTAGCTACTATTGCTGAAGGCACTAGCTTGGAAATGGAATTTCG
This genomic window contains:
- the rplB gene encoding 50S ribosomal protein L2, with amino-acid sequence MGTRSFRPYTPGTRQAVVPDFSEITKKKPEKSLTKYKHRKKGRNNRGVITSRRRGGGHKRLYRIIDFRRDKRNIPAEVIAIEYDPNRNARIALVQYEDGEKRYILAAVGMKVGTPIIASPDAPIEVGNALPLSNMPLGETIHNVELVAGRGGQIVRAAGAAAKVMAKEGDYVTIGLPSKEVRMVRKECYATIGQVGNVEYRNLKLGKAGRMRHLGRRPEVRGSAMNPCDHPHGGGEGRAPIGRSGPVTPWGKPALGKKTRKKNKLSNKLIVRRRR
- the rpsS gene encoding 30S ribosomal protein S19 encodes the protein MSRSLKKGPFIADSLLKKIEKLNANNKKEVIKTWSRASTILPQMVGHTIAVHNGRQHIPVFISDQMVGHKLGEFAPTRTFRGHAKSDKKGRR
- the rplV gene encoding 50S ribosomal protein L22, with the protein product MAIDTNNEVKAIAKYIRMSPFKVRRVLDQIRGRQYREALIILEFMPYKACEPILKTLRSAVANAEHNNGLDPATLVISKAFADGGPVLKRYRPRAQGRAYQIRKPTCHITVAVAPEVTD
- the rpsC gene encoding 30S ribosomal protein S3, with protein sequence MGQKIHPTGFRLGITKDHQSCWYADTKRYPELLQEDRLIREYVNKELSNAGISQVKIERKADQIDLAIHTARPGVVVGRGGSGIEKLRTELQAKVGNNRQIRINVIEVPRVDADAALIAEYICQQLERRVSFRRVVRQAVQRAQRAEVLGIKIQVSGRLNGAEIARTEWVREGRVPLHTLRADIDYSYRTALTIYGILGVKVWVFKGEIIPGQEEAAAAVPSQAPRRQRRRQKFDDRSE
- the rplP gene encoding 50S ribosomal protein L16; the protein is MLSPRRTKYRKQHRGRMRGMAYRGNTLNFGDYALQATEPSWITSRQIEAARRAMTRYVKRGGKIWIRIFPDKPVTMRPAETRMGSGKGSPEFWVAVVKPGRIMFEMAGVPEPIAKEAMRLAAQKLPIKTKFITRDEDYN
- the rpmC gene encoding 50S ribosomal protein L29, translating into MALPKIEDARKLSDEELAEEILAVKRELFQLRLEQATRRLEKPHLFKHTKHRLSQLLTVERERELAAAKGEE
- the rpsQ gene encoding 30S ribosomal protein S17 encodes the protein MAVKERVGEVVSDKMDKTVVVAIENRSPHPKYGKIVVRTKKYKAHDAENQCQIGDRVRIRETRPLSKTKRWTVEEIIESPKS
- the rplN gene encoding 50S ribosomal protein L14 gives rise to the protein MIQQQTYLNVADNSGARKLMCLRVIGKGNSPYAFIGDVVVAVVKDALPNMGVKKSEVVKAVIVRTKQSVNRPSGMSIRFDDNAAVIINEQGSPRGTRVFGPVARELREKNFTKIVSLAPEVI
- the rplX gene encoding 50S ribosomal protein L24, with translation MAKSKQAPTRYKMHVKKGDTIQVISGRDKGKVGEISRVIPKTSQVVVEGVNVRTKHVKPQQEGESGQIVTFEAPIHSSNVMLYSSKEKTVSRVGYTFTEDGRKVRMLKKTGEIID
- the rplE gene encoding 50S ribosomal protein L5, which translates into the protein MPKPLKTRYLEDIVPKLTEQFSFSNVHQVPKVVKIVVNRGLGEASQNAKALESSINEMMVITGQKPVVTRAKKAIAGFKIRQGMPVGVMVTLRGERMYAFLERLICLALPRIRDFRGISPTSFDGRGNYSLGVREQLMFPEIDYDSIDQIRGMDISIVTSANNDEEGRALLKEMGMPFRDN
- the rpsH gene encoding 30S ribosomal protein S8, which produces MAATDTISDMLTRIRNACMVKHQTTQVPSTRMTRAIANVLQKEGFIEGYEETGQEPQKFIVISLKYKGRNRQPIISTLKRVSKPGLRVYSRKKDIPRVLGGIGIAIVSTSRGVMTDREARSQGVGGEILCYVW
- the rplF gene encoding 50S ribosomal protein L6, translating into MSRIGKQPIPIPDKVSAQISGQSVTIKGPKGTLSREIPEPIEVKQEGNTIVVNPTNDSRMGRQRHGLCRTLVANMVDGVSQGFQKRLLIQGVGYRAQAQGKKLTLNVGYSKPVEIEMPEGIDVAVENRNTEVIISGISKEVVGNVAAKIRAVRPPEPYKGKGIRYFDEQVKRKAGKTGK
- the rplR gene encoding 50S ribosomal protein L18; the protein is MKLSRRESVTRRHRRVRRKVSGTAERPRLCVFRSNNHIYAQVIDDVAQHTLAAASDFNVKSGSTSGATCEVSAEVGKLVAQRALEKGIAKVVFDRGGNLYHGRVKALADAARESGLDF
- the rpsE gene encoding 30S ribosomal protein S5, translating into MAKSKSRKKGRAKEKDSNWQERVVQIRRVSKVVKGGKKLSFRAIVVVGNEKGQVGVGVGKAADVIGAVRKGVADAKKQLVEVSLTKASSIVHVTNGVAGGAKVFMRPAAPGTGVIAGGAVRTVLELAGVKNILAKQLGSNSPLNNARAAIDALESLRTFAEVARERDIPLEQLYA
- the rplO gene encoding 50S ribosomal protein L15, with the protein product MKIENLGPKSGAKRRKRRVGRGIAAGQGASCGFGMRGQKSRSGTGTKAGFEGGQMPLYRRVPKLKHFPLVNQKYYTTINVKALGSLPAKTEVTLNSLLEDGIVTNNDGPLKILGDGELKVALNVKAAAFTKSATEKIEAAGGTCEVITN
- the secY gene encoding preprotein translocase subunit SecY: MVREKTPSAQETFLQMAQAAGLRGRLLVTIGLLILVRLGVFIPVPGIDREIFGNFINNSGNASIVGFLDIFTGGGISALGIFALGILPFINASIIMQLLATAIPTLEDLQKNEGEAGRRKISQITRYVALGGAIIQSFGITLGLLVNNGIIEKSIFPIGETVLALTAGSMFVMWVSELITEKGIGNGASLLIFVNIVAVLPKTLGNTIEYAQSGGREAIAQVIILLLVFLTMIVGIVFIQEGTRRIPIISARRQVGRRVYRERSNYLPLRLNQGGVMPIIFASSVLFLPAQLIGFLPGDGAVKNVFNQVAAAIQPGNWAYIVVYLVLILFFSYFYASLIVNPVDMSQNLKKMGASIPGIRPGKATSAYLEKVLNRLTLLGAIFLGLVATIPTLVESAIPAGTTVFSGFGATSLLILVGVAIDTAKQIQTYVISQRYEGMVKQ
- a CDS encoding adenylate kinase, with product MAKRLIFLGPPGAGKGTQAQILSENHQIPHVSTGDILRSAVAQQTPLGKQAQDYMNRGELVPDVLILNLIQDRLSYEDAVSGWILDGFPRNVNQAAFLEDLLAKLEQNADCVLNLEVPDEVLVGRLLARKRKDDNESTIRRRLEVYHQDTVPVINFYQQREILQTIDGNQTMTEVTQSLSEAIS
- the infA gene encoding translation initiation factor IF-1, giving the protein MAKQDLIEMEGTVTESLPNAMFRVDLDNGFNVLAHISGKIRRNYIKILPGDRVKVELTPYDLTKGRITYRLKNK
- the rpmJ gene encoding 50S ribosomal protein L36, which encodes MKVRPSVKKMCEKCRVIKRRGRVMVICSSNPKHKQRQG
- the rpsM gene encoding 30S ribosomal protein S13 produces the protein MARISGVDLPRDKRVEVALTYIFGVGLSRAQKAIAETGVNPDTRVRDLSDEDVTKLRAYIEDNYQVEGDLRRWEAMNIKRLADIGTYRGRRHRMGLPLRGQRTRTNARTRRGRRLTVAGKKKAPGKK
- the rpsK gene encoding 30S ribosomal protein S11; the encoded protein is MAQPKRRSGAKKNKKNVPNGVAHIQSTFNNTIVTISDTRGDVISWSSAGASGFKGAKKGTPFAAQTAADSAGRRAMDQGMRQIEVMVSGPGAGRETAIRALQGAGLEITLIRDVTPIPHNGCRPPKRRRV